The nucleotide window GGTAGCGCCGCCGATACGCTTTGCCTTCACTTCGAGCACAGGCATAATATTGTTCATTGCCTCTTCAAATATTTCGATCGCAGGCTTGCCGGTCTTTTCGGCAACCTTGTCAAATGCTCCGTATACGATCTTCTGAGCAACACCCTTCTTGCCGTCTAACATCATATTGTTGATCAATTTCGTAACAACCTTGTTGTTGTAAAGCGGGTCTGCTAACACATCTCTTTTTTGGGTATGTCCTTTACGTGGCACGTTACTTCCCTCCTTAATTAATAAATTAAATCCTCGGTACTCACACGTTTTGTATGTCCGCGCTCGGTCTGGATAACTATTTCAAACCCGTCTTACAGGGAAAAATATGCTACATTCCGTGCACTAATACAAATCAATGCTGACTTTGATCACCTTACTTTTTCGGTCTCTTCGCGCCGTATTTGGAACGGGCCTGACGTCTGTTTGCAACGCCTGCCGTATCAAGTGTTCCTCTTACGATATGGTATCTGGTACCGGGTAAATCCTTTACCCTGCCGCCTCTGATAAGCACAACGCTATGCTCCTGAAGGTTGTGGCCTTCTCCGGGGATATAGCTTGTAACTTCGATACCATTGGAAAGACGTACTCTGGCGATCTTTCTCAGTGCTGAGTTAGGCTTCTTGGGGGTAGCCGTCTTAACTGCTGTGCAGACGCCTCTTTTCTGAGGAGCCGCCTCATCAGTCGCTCTCTTCTTTAAAGAGTTATATCCCTTTAACAATGCGGGAGCGGTTGCCTTCTTTGCGGATGTCTGTCTACCCTTTCTTACTAACTGGTTGAATGTGGGCATGTTTTTCACCTCCTGTAATATTGGTAAATTTCTGATTTTCGTACACAAAAACTGCATACGTTTTTATGCACGCCATATTATTATATATAGGGAAGTTCGGATTGTCAAGATAAATATGGGAAATCCCTCGTAAAATCAAGGTAATCCATACTTATCGGAGTCTTTCGTCCTCATATCGGGCCATGGTCTGAAGGCATTGCCTGAGCTGACGGTACCGCCCTTCCAGCGGCCCCTCCGGTATTTCCACATCGACTGCCAGGGCCAGGCCGTCGATCAGCTCGTCGTCCAGCTCCTCCCTCATCGATTCCAGGATCACTGCTTTGGATTCAAAGGTACGCGCCTCCAGGAAATCCAGGAATCTGGGGCTTACGCTCTCCGCCTCGTCCTGATGGCCCGCCGCCTGGGCTACCTCGTCAGTCAGAGATTCCCACAGCTCGTCCTCTTCCTTTTCCGCGCGCCCCGCTCTGGGTATCACGACGCTTTCCTGATCTGAGAGCAGTTCCGCCTCTCCGTAGTCCTCCAGATCACAGATTCCGTCCTCTGATTCAGCACCAAAGCCGCCTTCTCTTGTGTTCCCGGCTTTCCACGTCTCCAGCCTGGATTCTCTTTCTTTTTCCCTTAAAATCTCCTGTCCCGCATCTCTGCGTCCGCCCTTGTCCGTTTTTTCCGGTGAAGTGACCAATTCAAATCTGTACTTCTGAGATACCTTGGGATATTTATCAGAGTCCACTTCGCCGACAAACATATCAAGCGGTCTCGCAAATATACGGAAATCTCCGTACAAAGCCTGGTAGACCACCAACGTCTCTCCCGTTTCAGAGTGTTCCGCGATTGCCACGATCTGATACATCTTATTTTTAAAATGCCTGTAAAACTCTCCCGGTTTCGGTATTCTTTCTGCCATATCCGTTCTGTCTCCTCTCCTGACGGCTCCCAGAGCCTATGCTCCGGAACTTTACCTGCTATCCCATTTTACTCTAATCCTCCATCTCCGTCAATCAAAAGGTCGGTCCGGACCTCGCTTGACATCCCGTCCGCCTGTTGCTATAGTGAGTTTGTCTAATCTATAAACTTTCCTGAAAGGAGCCGGCGATGAAGATCATGCGTCTCGACAAATTTCTGTCCGATTCTGGCCTTGGCACCCGAAGCCAGGTAAAACTGCTTATTAAAAAAGGGCTTATTTCCATAAACGGTGAAGCCGCAAGAAAGCCGGAACAGAAGATCGATGCAGAATTTGACAGGATTTTCTGCCAGGGCAAGCCTGTATCATATACGGGTTCCTTCTATTATTATATGTTAAACAAACCGGCAGGCTATGTCTCTGCCACCGATGACAATACCGCGCCTACCGTCCTCTCACTCCTAAAAGACGCTCCAGGAAAAGACCTCTTTCCCGTCGGCCGTTTGGATAAGGATACGACAGGCCTTCTGCTGATCACCAACGACGGTCCTCTGGCCCACCGCCTCCTGTCCCCCAAAAATCATGTGGACAAAACATATTTTGTCCGGGTATCTGGTATCGTCGCCTCAGAGGAGCTTCAGCTTTTGGAGACCGGACTGGATATCGGAGAACAATCTCTCACGCTCCCGGCTAAAGCCCGTCTTATCTCTGTTCTTCCCCCTCAGGGATCGGAGGGTCCTGTCTCGGAGGTGGAACTGACCATCCATGAAGGAAAATTTCATCAGGTAAAACGCATGTTCCAGGCCATCGGTATGCCTGTGCTGTACTTAAAACGTATTTCCATGGGCACCCTTGAGCTGGATGCTTCTCTGACCGAGGGAAGCTACCGCCCTCTCACGTCGGAAGAAACAGCGGCATTAAAAAAGGAGTGAACACACATAAGACGTTCACTCCCTATTATCCGCCGCTTTATCGGCCTAAATTCATTTTGCAGTTCTCTTTGGATTCTATCCGGATTTCCACCAGGCAGTCCGCCATGTGCTGATAATCGATCTCCAGCCGGTAGTCGATCCTCACGGAAATGCGGTCCTCTTCTTCCCGGATATCCAACCGGTTTGTTTCCAGACTCACAAACATCTTCCCATATGGCATATCGTAATAGGAAAAATCCTTCTTGTGTTCCTCAAAAACCATATGAACGCTGGAATCACCGCTTTTGATTATCTCCGTTCCTCCGTCGTAGATCTTGATGATATTTTTTACAGTCTGGCCGCTCTCCTCTGAAATCTCATCGTAGATGACGTAATGCTTGCCATTCTTATAAAAATACTGGCCGGCAGTGATCACCTCGATCCGGTCCTGTTCCACAGCGCCTCCGGTCTGATCGCTTACCAGAAATATCAATACCTCTCTCTGCATGTGCTCTCCCCTCCGGCCACCCAGGCCGGTCTTTCTCTGTCAGTCAGCTTCATAGCATTCCACATTCAGCTGCTGTACCTTTTCAATATCATAGGGCAGGATGGAATTGGCAAAATCACAGAACTTTTCCGCCGCGTCGCTGACATAAAATTCATATTTTCTGCCGGCCTGCTCCACATCCTGACCACATCGGAGCCTCTCGCTGTCCAGCAGGCTGCTGAGCTCCATGGCCGTCTCATACGCCGGGTTCACCAGCGTGACACCCTCTCCAGCCACTTTCCGGAAAATGGAGCGCAGAAGAGGATAGTGGGTACATCCCAGGATCAGCGTATCAATGGATTTATATTCCAGATCCTTCATATAACGGCCGACCACTTCCTCGGTCACGGAATCGTGCAGCCACCCCTCTTCTACCAATGAAACGAGCAGTGGGCAGGCCTTTCCATAAACCTGCACCTGCGGGTTGTATTCTTTCAGCGCTTTCTCATACATACCGCTCTCAATGGTACCTGTGGTGCCGATCACCCCGATCCTCCCATTCCGGCTGACTTCGCTGGCTACCCGCGCCGCTGCGTCTATCACTCCGATCACCGGAATATCCAGGCCATTCTTTATTTCCTCCAGCGCCTGAGCCGTGGCCGTATTACACGCCACCACGATAGCTTTCACCTGTTTTGTCTTCAAAAACCGGATGATCTGTTTGGAATACCGTATTACGGTCTCTTTGGATTTTGTCCCATAGGGAAGGCGGGCCGTATCGCCAAAGTAGACCATGCGCTCATCCGGAATCTGGCGCATGATCTCTCTGGCCACCGTGAGCCCGCCCACGCCGGAATCAAACACTCCGATGGGTGCGTTGATACCCATTTATTTCTCCTTTCTGGAAAAAGCCATCTGAATCAGCTTCTCGATCAGCTGCGGCTTCGCGATTCCGCGGTTCTCCCAAAGCATGGGATACATACTGATGGACGTAAAGCCCGGAAGCGTATTGAGCTCATTGAACACTACCTCGCCGGTGTCCTTCGTGACAAAGAAATCCACACGGGAAAGACCGAAACCGTCCACTGCCTTGAAGATTGCGACAGCGTCTCTCCTCAGCTCTTCCACGGTTTCAGCCGGCAGTTCCGGATCCATGACAGTCTTCGATTCTGCATTGTGATACTTCGCCTCATAATCATAAAATTCGGCGGCAGCCAAAATCTCTCCCACACCGGAGGCTTTTACTTCGTTTCCTCCCAGCACGGCACATTCTATCTCTCTGCCTACAATAGTCTCTTCCACCAGGATCTTACGGTCGTGCTTCACCGCCTCCAAAAGGCCGTCTGTCAGCATTTCCCGGTTCTCCGCTTTGGAGACTCCCCTGGATGAACCCGCATTGCACGGTTTGATGAACACCGGATAAGGAACTGTCTCTTCTACTCTTTTCACCACTGCGTCCATATCCTGCAGGTCTTCTTTTCTGACAGCCGCATATTTAGCCTGACGGATGCCCAGCGTATCCACAATGATCTTAGTATAGAGCTTATCCATGGAGACGGACGACGCCAGAACTCCGCAGCCCACATAGGGA belongs to Qiania dongpingensis and includes:
- a CDS encoding pseudouridine synthase — its product is MKIMRLDKFLSDSGLGTRSQVKLLIKKGLISINGEAARKPEQKIDAEFDRIFCQGKPVSYTGSFYYYMLNKPAGYVSATDDNTAPTVLSLLKDAPGKDLFPVGRLDKDTTGLLLITNDGPLAHRLLSPKNHVDKTYFVRVSGIVASEELQLLETGLDIGEQSLTLPAKARLISVLPPQGSEGPVSEVELTIHEGKFHQVKRMFQAIGMPVLYLKRISMGTLELDASLTEGSYRPLTSEETAALKKE
- a CDS encoding D-alanine--D-alanine ligase family protein encodes the protein MTKQTVAVLFGGQSSEHEISCISAVTVIENINTDKYDTILIGITQDGKWIHTESVEEIRSGAWVKGKTRAVLSPDADMGGVLLIENGKAACRKVDVIFPVLHGLYGEDGTVQGIFELSQIPYVGCGVLASSVSMDKLYTKIIVDTLGIRQAKYAAVRKEDLQDMDAVVKRVEETVPYPVFIKPCNAGSSRGVSKAENREMLTDGLLEAVKHDRKILVEETIVGREIECAVLGGNEVKASGVGEILAAAEFYDYEAKYHNAESKTVMDPELPAETVEELRRDAVAIFKAVDGFGLSRVDFFVTKDTGEVVFNELNTLPGFTSISMYPMLWENRGIAKPQLIEKLIQMAFSRKEK
- the murI gene encoding glutamate racemase, producing MGINAPIGVFDSGVGGLTVAREIMRQIPDERMVYFGDTARLPYGTKSKETVIRYSKQIIRFLKTKQVKAIVVACNTATAQALEEIKNGLDIPVIGVIDAAARVASEVSRNGRIGVIGTTGTIESGMYEKALKEYNPQVQVYGKACPLLVSLVEEGWLHDSVTEEVVGRYMKDLEYKSIDTLILGCTHYPLLRSIFRKVAGEGVTLVNPAYETAMELSSLLDSERLRCGQDVEQAGRKYEFYVSDAAEKFCDFANSILPYDIEKVQQLNVECYEAD
- a CDS encoding DUF1934 domain-containing protein, giving the protein MQREVLIFLVSDQTGGAVEQDRIEVITAGQYFYKNGKHYVIYDEISEESGQTVKNIIKIYDGGTEIIKSGDSSVHMVFEEHKKDFSYYDMPYGKMFVSLETNRLDIREEEDRISVRIDYRLEIDYQHMADCLVEIRIESKENCKMNLGR
- the rpsL gene encoding 30S ribosomal protein S12, which produces MPTFNQLVRKGRQTSAKKATAPALLKGYNSLKKRATDEAAPQKRGVCTAVKTATPKKPNSALRKIARVRLSNGIEVTSYIPGEGHNLQEHSVVLIRGGRVKDLPGTRYHIVRGTLDTAGVANRRQARSKYGAKRPKK
- the rpsG gene encoding 30S ribosomal protein S7 — its product is MPRKGHTQKRDVLADPLYNNKVVTKLINNMMLDGKKGVAQKIVYGAFDKVAEKTGKPAIEIFEEAMNNIMPVLEVKAKRIGGATYQVPIEVKPERRQALALRWITLYSRKRGEKTQMERLANELMDAANNTGAAVKKKEDMHKMAEANKAFAHYRF